In Bradyrhizobium sp. 200, the sequence ACGCGAAACAGGCCGAACGGCCCGGCCAACGCCCGCACGACGCAGATCAGCCCGCGTGACAGCGCATAGGCATTGACGACCGCAAGGATCACGAGGCGCGTGGTCGGGAGATCGCCGATGCCGGTCCCCAGCAACATGGTAGCGACGCCGATAAAGACGAGCACCGGCAGCAGTTCCAGCGCGAGACGTCCGAGAACGAACGGCAGTCTGACCAGCGACTGCCAGGCGCGCGCCAGACTGAGCCGCCGCCGGTGCAGCGCAGGCTCCGCGGTGACGTCGGCCGCAGCGGATGGCGGATCGGATATCGCAAGCGTTTGCACCGGAGCACGCGCCGTTTGCGGAAGGCGCGCTTCCAGAAGCGTCACCGGCCGTTTGATGAGGCGGAAGACCAGCCACTCGGCAGCGAACGCGCAGATGAACACCAGCGCCAGCTTCCAAGCGATATCCAGCAACTGATTGTAGGCCGACGGATCGCTGGCGGTCCGCACAAACCAGTAATAGAAAGCGCGAAAGTGCGTCAGTTTTCGCGCCACATCGGCGACCTCGCGCGAGACCTCGCCGACCTGCTCGGATACCGCCAGCAGGAGCTGCGCGCCGAGGCTGTCCGCCGTGAGCGGTATGGCGGGTTTCGGTTCGGGTGCTGGAGCTGCGGCTTGCGATGGCTGCGAGGCATTGGCGACCGCGCGCAGCGTCTCGATCACTTGCGCGCGCTTCTTGTCGTCTGAAAGCGTCTCAAGCGCGCGCTTCGCCTGTTCGGGCGAGAGCACGTCAGCCTTGTCAGCGGCAGCCGGCGCCGCTCCAGGCTGGGCGAAAGCCGGAAAGACGAACAAAACGCTGGCGAAGAGGATCGACGGCAGGAGCTTGAGCGACACGAAAGCCTCTTTTGAAAAAAATGCGCCCGACGGCGAAACCGGGATCGGCCTCGCCTTCGCGCGTGCGTCATGTCGGATCGCCTGTTTTCGCCGTCATCCTGTGTCGGAAGTTTGCCATTGCGGCGGTTTTCTCTTGGCATTTCGCCCGGCATTACTGCATCACAGAAATGCCGCAGCGCTTGGTCGCCCGGGAACTTTGCCATCGCAGGCAAATGCTGGGATAAGCGCAACGCCCTAGTCAAATCTGACGCGCGCCGCGGCCTCGCGATATTCCGCGAGCGTGCGCGCGACCATCTCGTCGACGGACGACACTTCCGTCACACCAGAGACGGAATGCCCGGCGCTCCAGATATCCTTCCAGCGTTTTGGACGGTTCTCGCGCGCGCCGATGTCGATATCCTTGCCGATATCGATCGCGCCACGCAGCGGCAAATCATCCGGATCGAGACCAGCGGCCTCGATCGACGGGCGCAGCATGTTGGTCTGCAATCCCGTAAACGCCGTGGTCAGCAGAATGTCGTCCGCCGTGCTGACGACCAGCATGTCCTTGTATCTGGCGTCCGCCATGCTCTCGCGCGTGGCGATAAACCTGGTGCCCATATAGGCGAGATCGCAGCCGAGCGCCTGCGCGGCACGGAGCGCGTGGCCGTCGGAGATACCGCCCGCCAGCACGATCGGCCCGTCGAAGAAGGCCCGCACCGCGCGCACGAACACGAAGGGATTGAGCCATCCGGTCTGCCCGCCTGCCCCCGCCGTCAGCAGCACCAGCCCATCAGCGCCGGCGGCGACTGCACGCTCGGCGTGGCGGATCGAGGCGACGTCGGCGAACACCAGCGCGCCGGCCTCATGCAGCGGCCCGATCACCGGCGCCGGCGACCCGACCGAGGTGATCACCATTTCCGGCCGGCGCCGCAGCAGCACCTGCAGATCCTGCTCCAGCCGCGCATTGGAGCGATGCACGATCAGGTTCGCGCAGACCGGCGCCAACAGTTTGCCGCTTGCATCCGCATGCGCCTTCAACCTGTTATCGATATCCGTCAGCCATTCGTCGAGCTGTTCGGGGCTGCGGCAATTCACCGTGGGAAACGAACCGATCACGCCGTTGCGGCAGGCAGCCACCACCAGCTCAACGCCGGAGACGAGAAACATCGGGGCCGCGATCAGCGGCAGGCTGAGGCGGTCGTGAAAGCGCGCGAGGGGATCGATCGACGACAAGGCATTCTTCCCGACTTGAGCAGCGTGCTTGTTGTGCTAGCGTTCATTGAACATTGGCACGAGCGAAGGCCAATTACAAAACAGGTGGGAGAAAAAGAATGAGCAATCCGCTTTATGCGTTTCCGGCGGTGTGCGAGCAGACGTTGCGGGCGCTGGCGCGCTACCCCGAACGGACAGCAGTGAGTTGGCGCGAAGGCGTCGGCAAGGTCGACAAGAAGGTATTGAAGGCAGGCTTCTGGACCGGCCGCGAGCGGATGGTGGGGTAGCAAGGCCGGGGAGCGTTCAACCGGCCGAGTCGACCCAACGGGCACGCCATGCCGGCAACAGGCTTCCCCAGCCGTTCGGCTGTGTCTCGAAGCACTGCGCGCCGGGCGCTGGTTGTACCCACGACTGCGCGCTGCGCGTAAAGAAGTGCGCAACCGGGCTTAGCCATGATGTGTCATCGAGCGTTCCGGCACGAAGACTGACGGTTTCGGGCCGTCCGTCACGTTCGCCGTAGAGCCGTGTGCCGCAGTTCCCACAAAACCGCGAGATCACAGCCGTCCCGTTGGGCGAGGTGTGATGCCAGCCATTAGGCTCACCCTGCAGAATACGAAAATCCTTGAATCTCACCGGCATGTTCAGCGCGAACGCACTGCCGGTCTGGCGCTGACAATCCGTGCAATTGCAAGTGTACAGCAGCAACGGAAAGGACGTAATCTCGTAACGGATCGCGCCGCATTGGCAGCCACCGGTCATCGGAAGCAGGGGTCGCGTCGATCTCATGCTCTGGGCCTGGCGAAGTTGTCGCCCCACCCTATCGGCAAATCGATCGTCGATCGATACCCGCCTCAGCCCGCCATGCGCCTCTCGGCGGGCGCCTTCGACTTGTCGAAATTGTTGGGCACCTCGATATCGACTTCCAGCGTCGAGACGGTCTTGCCCCGCTCCAGCTTGACCATGACCTTGTCGGGATCGAGCACGACATGTTTCGCTACCACGGCGAGAATTTCCTCGCGCAGTGTGGCCAGCAAGTCGGACTGGCCGAGCAGTCCGCGCTCGTGCGACAGCAGAATCTGCAGCCGCTCCCGCGCAACCGGGGCGGATGCGTTGCGGCCGCCGAACAGCCGCAGCAGCCTGATGCTCATGCAGCCCTCCGTCCCAACAGCCGGTTCATGAAGCCCTTGCGTTCGGCGGGCACCACCATGGCGACTTCCTCGCCCATCAGGCGGCGCGAGGCATCGATATAGGCGCGCGCTGGCGCGCTGTCGGCATTGTTGAGCGTCACCGGCGTGCCGACGTTTGACGCCTTGAGCACTTCCTGGCTTTCGGGAATGATGCCGAGCAGCGGCGTGGCGAGGATTTCGAGGATGTCGTCGATCGTGAGCATCTCGCCGCGCGCCGCGCGCCCCGGATCGTAACGGCTGATCAGCACGTGTTTTTCCACGTGCTCGCCGCGCTCAGCCTTCACCGTCTTCGAATCGAGCATGCCGATGATGCGGTCGGAATCGCGCACCGAGGAAACCTCGGGATTGGTGACGATGACGGCCTCGTCGGCATAGCGCATGGCAAGCGTCGCGCCGCGCTCGATACCGGCCGGGCTGTCGCACAGGATCCAGTCGAACCGGCTCCTGAGTTCGTCGATCACGCGGCCGACGCCCTCGTCGGTGAGCGCGTCCTTGTCGCGCGTCTGCGAGGCCGGCAGCAGCCAGAGATTTTCCAGCCGCTTGTCGCGGATCAGCGCCTGCGGCAGCTTGGCGACGCCCTGCACCACGTTGATAAGGTCGAACACCACACGGCGTTCGGCGCCCATCACGAGGTCGAGGTTGCGCAGGCCGACGTCGAAATCGACCACCACAACGCTCTGCCCGCTTTGCGCAAGCGCCGCGCCGAGCGCGGCTGTCGAGGTGGTTTTTCCAACGCCTCCCTTGCCCGAGGTAACGACCAGGACCTTGGCCATACGTGATCTCCTTAGCCGGTTAATTCAGCGGGGTAATTTTCATGGTGTCCCCCTCCAGCCAGGCCTGCGCCGGGCGGTTGCGGAGGGAGATGTCGATTTCTTCTGCAGTCTGGTAGTAGCCGTCGATGGCGAGCAGCTCGGCCTCGATTTTCTGGCAGTAGATCCGCGCATTGGAATTGCCGTTGACGCCCGCCATCGCGCGGCCGCGCAGCGTCCCGTAGATGTGGATCGATCCGCCGGCGACGATCTCCGCTCCCGAGCCGACCGAGCCGAGCACGGTGACATCGCCTTCGATGAAGACGATCGACTGACCCGAACGCACCGGGCTGTCGAGCAGCAGCGAGGTCGGCTTCGGCTTGGCCTCCGGCTCGGGCTTCTGCACCGGCTCGTTTCGCGTGATCACGCAGGCGCGGCCACCGGTCAACAAGGGCGGCATGTTCGCAGCGAGGCGCTCTTCGTCCACGCCCTCGATGCCGAGAACGCGAATGTTGCGCTCGTTGAGGCTGCCGAGAAGATGGGCGATGGCGGCGCTGGAGAGGTCGACCGATGCGAGATCGAGCACGATCGGCTTGCCGACGAAGTAGCCAGGCGAGCGCGCCAGCGTGGCGTCGATCTCGGCGAGCCATTCCACGATCGGCACGACAGGGCTGAATACGAACGCGACATAGGAACGGCCGCGCAGCCGGACCAATTGACGCGTGGGATCCGCTCGGACGTCCATGATGTTCGACTCGCCTTCCTTATTGAATGGTTAACAATCGACGAACTTGGTTAACGAGTAATTAATGCGACGACCCGCGTTGCGCGTGGAAAACCGCGTAACCGGCTGCAAATTCGGCGTATTTGTGGCTGTTTCTTGCTGCCGACCACGGGGGAACATGCGTCTAACCCTATGCGAATAGGGGTAATGCGAGTTGTAGTTAACAAGACCTCAACTTACTTTCGTCACGTTTCCGACCTAAATTAGTCCTCGCGCGGTTCCAACAAACTTACGTGTGCTGGCAGGGTAAGGGTCTGGCAGAGCATTCCGTCGGGCAGACGGACATTTGCCGGCAGGGGACTTAAGGCAGTGGAAGCGGTGGGGAAGGTGTGGCCGCGAGACATGATCTCGCAGACAGGTGTCGTCGGACGCAGGGACGACGCCTCGCACTTTGATTCAAATTTTCCGGCCAAACTTAGCAGTGGGTGGAGAGCGGACGTGGATTCCTCCGCGCACCACCTTCTCCATGAGCTGGAACTCCTGTCCAATTCGTCCGCAGCCGCTTCGCCGCCAACCAATTTGTCGCCAATCAATCCGCCAAGTGCTAATCCGCCAAGCGTCATGAGGAGTGAGCGTATGAGTAGTCTGAGTGAACAGGAGCATCTCAATCCCCGCGATCCCCTGTACTACGCGCCGCGCTCGCTCCGTGAGCGGTCTGCCTTGCGCGGCGCGGGCCCCGAGACGCCGTTTTCTCCGGCGTCGTTCGACTCCCAGCTTGAAAGCGCGGTATCCGATGCGCTGCGCCACCCCCTCGATCCCGAGTTGATGCACGAACCCGGCCTGGAGTCGAAGAAGGCATTGTGGACCGTCGCGGCGCGTTTCGCCGCCGCCATCGGCGTCGCGGCACTCGTGGCGCTGTTCTTTGTCGTCGCCGTGCCCGGCTCGCGGCAGAGCGACGGTGAAGCATCGACGTCGACGTTCTCCAACGTCGCGCAGTCGATCAAGACCAGCCTGTTCCAGTCCAGAGAAGCTTCGCCAAAGCCTGCGATCAACGAATTCCAGGCCCTTCTCGCCTCCACGCCACCGAGCGCTCCGGCGGCGGCGTCCGAGCAGGACCAGCAATTGCTCAAGCAGTTCATGCAGTGGCGCGAGAAGCCGGATCCGGCCGCGCCACAACGCACCAACCCATAATCCAGACGGAGGGCAGACAATGCCCGAGAACCGACTTACGGCGATCTTGTTCTCAAGGAGTTTTGCCATGACCTCGCACCGGATCGTCTTGCTGGTCGGAGCCATGTTGTTCGGTATCGCCGGCAGCGCCCAAGCCGCAGGCGACATTGCGATCGTGCGCGACCTTGCAAGCCGCGTCGGCCCCGTGATCGGGTCGGCACAAGCCTGCCGCGATATTGCGCGTCCCCGCATCCAGACCATCGTCGACAAATTTTCGCAGGTAATCCGCGAAGCCGCGTCGAACGAGGCAGAGCGTTCCGATCTCACCCAGGTGTTCGATCGCAGCGTGACCGAGGGGCGCACCGCCGTTACCTCGGGCAGGCTCGACTGCATCCGCGCCGACCGTCAGTTGGCCGACCTCGAACGCTCGATCTCCGGACCGAGCCTATCCAGCGTGATCGGCCCCTCGCCCGCTGCGGCGGCGACCGCAGCGAATGCCGCGACCGCGCCGACGGCCAATGTGCCGGCCGGACCGTTGCCGCGCGGCATCGGCGAAAAGGAAATCCGCTTCGGCATCGCCGCTCCCTTCTCCGGTTCGGCCCGCGAGCTGGGCCGCCAGATGAAGCTCGGCATCGAGACCGCCTTCAACCGGATCAACGATGCCGGCGGCGTCGATGGGCGGATGCTCAAATTGTTCGCCGCCGACGACGGCTACGAGCCCTCGCGTACTGGCGAGGCCATGAAGCAGCTCTATGAAAAGGACCAGGTGTTCGGCATCGTCGGCAATGTCGGTACCCCGACCGCGGCGGTGGCCATCCCCTATGCGCTCGAACGCCGGATGCTGTTCTTCGGGGCCTTCACCGGCGCCAATATCCTGCGCAACGATCCGCCGGACCGCTACGTCTTCAACTACCGCGCCAGCTACGCCCAGGAAACCGACGCGGTCGTTCGCTACCTGGTCAAGATCCGCCGAATACCGCCTAGGCAGATCGCGGTCTTCGCGCAGCAGGACTCCTACGGCGACGCCGGATTTGCAGGAGTCGCAAAGGCGTTTCGTGCCCTTGGCGTCAATGACGGCACCATCCTCCGGCTCAACTACGCGCGAAACACCGTGGATGTGGAAGATGCGGTCAACCAGTTGAAACTGCAGAAGCCCCCCATCAGGGCGGTCGTCATGGTGCCTACCTATCGGGCCGCGGCAAGGTTCATCGAGAAGACGCGCGATCTCTTTCCCGGCATGATCTACACCAATGTCTCGTTCGTCGGCTCCACCGCGCTTGCCGAAGAACTGAAGCTGTTGGGACCGCGCTACACCAACGGCGTGATCGTGACGCAGGTGGTGCCGGCGGTGTCGGGCTATTCATCCGCCGTGCTCGAATACAAGAACGCGCTCGCCAAATATTTCCCAGGCGAAGCGGCCGACTACGTTTCGTTCGAGGGCTATGTCGCCGCCAACGTCCTGATCGCGGGTATCAAGCGGACCGGCCCGCAGGTCGATACGGAGAAGCTGATCGACACGTTGGAGACGATGCGCAATCTCGACCTCGGTCTGGGGACCCAGCTCAGCTTCGGCCGCTCCGAGCACCAGGCCTCGAACAAGGTGTGGGGCACGGCGCTCGATGAGAGCGGACGGTATCAGCCGCTCGATCTCGAATGATCAAGGGGCTGCGATCCCTGTGATCGCGGCCTCTTCATCCGTCTGCGCTCAGCGCTTCTCGATGACCAGACTCTGGATGGCGCGACCGAAATGGCCGCGCGCATCGGCGAGCCGCGCCATGGCGAGCCCCGCACCGTCGGTGCCGATCCAGGATTCGGCATCGAGCAGGATCCACTCGCCAACCGGCTCCCGCGAAAAATTCACGGTGAGATCGGCGTTGAGAAAGGTCCATTCGCGAAAATCCAGCACGGCCGAGGTGCCATTGCAGAAATCCGCCGCCGCCATCGCCCGCATCGCCTGCGAAACGGTCGCGCCTTCCACGATCGGCCGGTCGACGCGGTACCAGATCGCGCCGGGACCGGGCGAGCCGAAGTGGCCACGGGCGGCGCGCAGCGACATGCCGGTGACGAAAGGGCTCGAGGAGAAATCAACGTTCTCGACGCGCGATTGATCCGGTCCCGGAAGCTCGACCGGCAGGATCGCGGCCTCGGGCGGCAATTCCTGGGCCTGCACCTTGATCTTCAGCACGGTCGCGCCGACCACGACGACGCCCTTGGCGAGCAGCCTCACGGCGCAGAGCTGGATCTTGCGCCCCTCGCGCAAGACCTCGCTCTCGATCGTCAGCGGCGCCACCGGCACCGGGCGCATCAGATCGACGGTCACGCGCGCGACCCGCATCGCGACCGGCGCCGGAATCCGCTCCGCCGCCCATGCGACCAGCGCCGCCGGCGGCGAGCCGTGCTGCATGCTCGGGTCCCATGGTCCCGCAGCAAAGGGGCTGGTGACGACGTCGTTGCCGTCAACGCGGAAGATGGCATCCATCGGGTGGGAGGTCCTGTCGATCAAAGGGAACAGCTTCTTGCCTGCTTCGGCGGAACGAGTCGAGGCCGTGGCGGGCAGAGCGCGGTGCACAATTCACAAGAGACGGAGAGCGGCGTGCGTCAAATGAAGGCCATGCCGCCGTTGAGGACGATGGTCTGTCCGGTCATGTAGTCGTTGCCGAGCACCATCGCAACGGCTTGCGCCACTTCCTCGGCCTGACCCATGCGGCCGAGCGGGATGTTGCGGGCGAGATCGGTCCGACCGCCCATCATGTCCGTTGCGATCAGCGACGGCGCCACCGCATTGACGGTGATCCCTTCCTTGACCAGCCGCGCGGCATAGCCTCGCGTGAGCCCTTCCATGCCGGCCTTGGAGGCGTTGTAGTGCACGCCGATGGCACCGGCGCCGCGCGCCGCACCCGACGAGATGTTGACGATGCGGCCCCATTTGCTCGCCCGCATCGCGGGCAGCACCGCTTGCGTGCACAGGAACGCCGATTTCAGGTTCACCGCGATGGTGCGGTCGAAATCATCCTCGGTGAGATCGTCGACGCCGCGCACGATCGCGACGCCAGCATTGTTGACGAGAATGTCGATCGGGCCGAGCGCGGAGGCGACCTGCTCGACCATCGCAGCCACGGCCGCCGCCTGCGAGACATCGGCCGCAACCGCGACCGCGCGGCCGCCGCCGGATTTGATTTTGGCGACGACGGCTTCGGCATCATCAGCCCGTTCGCGATAATTGACCGCAACCGCTGCGCCGGCCCCGGCCAGCGCGAGCGCAACCGCCGCACCGATGCCGCGCGACGCCCCCGTCACCAGCGCGACATGCTTGCTCAAATCCTGTCCGGTCGCCATCGATCAAAGACCTCAACTGCCGTGAAGTGCGGCCGGGATCATATCACCGGGCAAGGGCCGGTGTGTCGAAGCGCGGACCTTCTCCGGCTGCGCCTGACCCGGAATTTCAGGGCGCGCCGGTGCCCACGCTCTCCAAAAACTCCTTCACCGTGCTGACCGTGCCGGTGTTGGTCGCGGCGTAACCGGGCAGGCTCGCGACGCCATCCTGGAACTCGCGGCCCTTCATGATGTCGATGATGCGCCGCATCGGTTCGGTTTCCAGAAACGCGCGGCGGCAGACGAAGAAGTAATCCTCGGTCAGCAGCCGGATGAAATCGAGCCCGAACTGCCGGGCGGCCGCCTCGACGCCAAAACTCACATCCGCCATGCCGCTGGCGACATAGGCGGCGACGGCGGCGTGGGTGAACTCCATCTGCTGCGCGCCGTTGATCCTGGCCTCGTCGATCCCATGCAGCGCCAGCAACTGATCGAACAGCAGCCGCGTGCCGGAATCATGATCGCGGTTGACGAAGCGCGCCTTGCGATCGACGACATCCTTGATGGAGGCGATCTGAAGCGGGTTGCCACGCTTGACCATCAGGCCCATTTCCCGCGTCACGAAACTGATCACGCGGTCCTCGCGCGGATCGAGCCATTCCCTGCAGGCCCGAATGCCCTGCGCGCGCAATTCGCCGCGCGGCAGATGCACGCCGGAAAGATCGCACGCGCCCTGCGCCAGCGACACCAGCGAATTCTGATTGCTGACATAACGCAGATCGACGCCGATGCCGGGTTCACGGTCCAGCAATTCGCGCAATTTCGACACCGCAAAACCGTGGCTGGCGTGAACGCGGATGACGGACGGGCGTTGATGCAGGAACGGCTTGATCTCGGTCACCAGTTCCTGCGCGAGATTTTCAAGCTGCGGACCGAGCCGCGCCTGCATGCGCTCTCCGGCCCAGACCAGTTTTTCGCCGAAGGCGGTGAGCGCGGTGCCCTTGCCGCGCTGGGTCTCGACCAGCGGCACGCCGAAGAAATCGGACCACTGCTCGACCAGATTCCAGACATGGCGATAGGAAAGCTGGGCGTGCTTCGCCGCGCTGGTGAGCTTCCCGGTCTTCCGGATTTCATTGAGAACGCCGAGCATCACCACCGCCGTCTCCGGGCTGCCTTCCTTGTGAAATCGCCAGACGGTTTCGATCTCGACGTGATGCATGGAGCACTCGATTTATGAACTTGACTGCATATGTCTGCGAAACATAGGTACACCATATCATATTTACAAAAGGCCATCTCCTCCTAATTTCAGGCACAACAAATGGAGGAAATATGATGT encodes:
- a CDS encoding SDR family NAD(P)-dependent oxidoreductase, with the translated sequence MATGQDLSKHVALVTGASRGIGAAVALALAGAGAAVAVNYRERADDAEAVVAKIKSGGGRAVAVAADVSQAAAVAAMVEQVASALGPIDILVNNAGVAIVRGVDDLTEDDFDRTIAVNLKSAFLCTQAVLPAMRASKWGRIVNISSGAARGAGAIGVHYNASKAGMEGLTRGYAARLVKEGITVNAVAPSLIATDMMGGRTDLARNIPLGRMGQAEEVAQAVAMVLGNDYMTGQTIVLNGGMAFI
- a CDS encoding thioesterase family protein, translating into MDAIFRVDGNDVVTSPFAAGPWDPSMQHGSPPAALVAWAAERIPAPVAMRVARVTVDLMRPVPVAPLTIESEVLREGRKIQLCAVRLLAKGVVVVGATVLKIKVQAQELPPEAAILPVELPGPDQSRVENVDFSSSPFVTGMSLRAARGHFGSPGPGAIWYRVDRPIVEGATVSQAMRAMAAADFCNGTSAVLDFREWTFLNADLTVNFSREPVGEWILLDAESWIGTDGAGLAMARLADARGHFGRAIQSLVIEKR
- a CDS encoding nitronate monooxygenase, producing MDPLARFHDRLSLPLIAAPMFLVSGVELVVAACRNGVIGSFPTVNCRSPEQLDEWLTDIDNRLKAHADASGKLLAPVCANLIVHRSNARLEQDLQVLLRRRPEMVITSVGSPAPVIGPLHEAGALVFADVASIRHAERAVAAGADGLVLLTAGAGGQTGWLNPFVFVRAVRAFFDGPIVLAGGISDGHALRAAQALGCDLAYMGTRFIATRESMADARYKDMLVVSTADDILLTTAFTGLQTNMLRPSIEAAGLDPDDLPLRGAIDIGKDIDIGARENRPKRWKDIWSAGHSVSGVTEVSSVDEMVARTLAEYREAAARVRFD
- the minD gene encoding septum site-determining protein MinD, with amino-acid sequence MAKVLVVTSGKGGVGKTTSTAALGAALAQSGQSVVVVDFDVGLRNLDLVMGAERRVVFDLINVVQGVAKLPQALIRDKRLENLWLLPASQTRDKDALTDEGVGRVIDELRSRFDWILCDSPAGIERGATLAMRYADEAVIVTNPEVSSVRDSDRIIGMLDSKTVKAERGEHVEKHVLISRYDPGRAARGEMLTIDDILEILATPLLGIIPESQEVLKASNVGTPVTLNNADSAPARAYIDASRRLMGEEVAMVVPAERKGFMNRLLGRRAA
- a CDS encoding substrate-binding domain-containing protein — protein: MHHVEIETVWRFHKEGSPETAVVMLGVLNEIRKTGKLTSAAKHAQLSYRHVWNLVEQWSDFFGVPLVETQRGKGTALTAFGEKLVWAGERMQARLGPQLENLAQELVTEIKPFLHQRPSVIRVHASHGFAVSKLRELLDREPGIGVDLRYVSNQNSLVSLAQGACDLSGVHLPRGELRAQGIRACREWLDPREDRVISFVTREMGLMVKRGNPLQIASIKDVVDRKARFVNRDHDSGTRLLFDQLLALHGIDEARINGAQQMEFTHAAVAAYVASGMADVSFGVEAAARQFGLDFIRLLTEDYFFVCRRAFLETEPMRRIIDIMKGREFQDGVASLPGYAATNTGTVSTVKEFLESVGTGAP
- a CDS encoding ABC transporter substrate-binding protein yields the protein MTSHRIVLLVGAMLFGIAGSAQAAGDIAIVRDLASRVGPVIGSAQACRDIARPRIQTIVDKFSQVIREAASNEAERSDLTQVFDRSVTEGRTAVTSGRLDCIRADRQLADLERSISGPSLSSVIGPSPAAAATAANAATAPTANVPAGPLPRGIGEKEIRFGIAAPFSGSARELGRQMKLGIETAFNRINDAGGVDGRMLKLFAADDGYEPSRTGEAMKQLYEKDQVFGIVGNVGTPTAAVAIPYALERRMLFFGAFTGANILRNDPPDRYVFNYRASYAQETDAVVRYLVKIRRIPPRQIAVFAQQDSYGDAGFAGVAKAFRALGVNDGTILRLNYARNTVDVEDAVNQLKLQKPPIRAVVMVPTYRAAARFIEKTRDLFPGMIYTNVSFVGSTALAEELKLLGPRYTNGVIVTQVVPAVSGYSSAVLEYKNALAKYFPGEAADYVSFEGYVAANVLIAGIKRTGPQVDTEKLIDTLETMRNLDLGLGTQLSFGRSEHQASNKVWGTALDESGRYQPLDLE
- the minE gene encoding cell division topological specificity factor MinE produces the protein MSIRLLRLFGGRNASAPVARERLQILLSHERGLLGQSDLLATLREEILAVVAKHVVLDPDKVMVKLERGKTVSTLEVDIEVPNNFDKSKAPAERRMAG
- the minC gene encoding septum site-determining protein MinC; protein product: MDVRADPTRQLVRLRGRSYVAFVFSPVVPIVEWLAEIDATLARSPGYFVGKPIVLDLASVDLSSAAIAHLLGSLNERNIRVLGIEGVDEERLAANMPPLLTGGRACVITRNEPVQKPEPEAKPKPTSLLLDSPVRSGQSIVFIEGDVTVLGSVGSGAEIVAGGSIHIYGTLRGRAMAGVNGNSNARIYCQKIEAELLAIDGYYQTAEEIDISLRNRPAQAWLEGDTMKITPLN